Below is a window of Hydrogenimonas sp. SS33 DNA.
TGGATCGTCACTGAACATAACGGTGTTGTGAATGTAGCGCCCTTCAGCTACTTTACGGGCCTCTCCTCCAAACCGCCCACGATGGTCGTCTCCATCGGCCACAAAAGCGACGGCTCCCCCAAAGATACGCTCAAAAACCTCCGGGAGACGAAGCGGTGCACCCTTTGTATGGTTACGCCAAAGCATCTGGAGATGATGCACTTCAGCTCCAAGGAGATGGATGCCGCCCAAAGCGAAGCCGAAACCTTCGACATACCGCTGACAACCGTCGTCGAAGGGTATCCGCCGATGGTCGAGGGCGCGCCCGCCGCTTTCTTCTGCGACTACTACCAGGAGGTGGCGCTGGATGGGAGCAAAACCGTCCCCGTCATCCTGCAAATCCGGTATCAGGTTGTCGACGATGCATGCATTGTCGACAAAGAGCACCTGACCATCGACTGTGAAACCCTCGCCCGCGTCGGCAAAAGCTATGCGCTGCTCGGTGAAGTGCTCGACGCGCCCAAAATCCCCTGAAAGGAGTCGGCCGCCATGCCCAAAACGGAACCTTTCGAAAAGCTGACCGACCACTACGACGCCTGGTTCGAAGAGCACAGCGGGGTCTATGCCGAGGAGTTGGAAGCGATCCGGCGGATCATGCCGCCTTTCAAAAAGGGGGTGGAGATCGGTGTGGGGACGGGCCGTTTCGCCGCTCCACTGGGCATCGGGCTGGGGCTCGAACCCTCCAAAAAGATGGCCCAGAAAGCCAAAGAGAGGGGTATCGGGATTGTCGAAGGGTGCGCCGAGGCGGTTCCCCTGCCTGACGGCTGCTGCGACCTGGCCCTTTTTGTCACGACCATCTGTTTCGTCGACGATGTCGAGAAGGCCCTTGGCGAAATCTACCGCATATTGCAGCCGGGCGGCCACATCGTGGTTGGGTTTGTGGACCGGGAGACCCCCCTTGGCCGGAAGTACCAAGAGCACAAAGAGCAGAGCCGCTTTTACAAAGCGGCCCGCTTCTTCAGCGCCGCCGAAGTCTTGGAACTTCTCAAAAAGAGCGGGTTTACGGAGTGCGTGGCGGTGCAGACCCTCTTCGGGCCCGACCTGGAGCATATGAAAGGCGGTATCAAAGAGGGCTTCGGCGAAGGCGCCTTCGTGGCGATGCGGTGCAAAAAACCGGATGCGTAAGCACAGGGGGCTGGCCCCCGAAGACCGCACCTTTTTCGACCAAGAGCGTATAGGCAGGCTCCGGCAGGCCGTGGAAGACCTCAGCTGC
It encodes the following:
- a CDS encoding flavin reductase family protein: MLFDYEKSEPIENYKLMSQTIIPRPIAWIVTEHNGVVNVAPFSYFTGLSSKPPTMVVSIGHKSDGSPKDTLKNLRETKRCTLCMVTPKHLEMMHFSSKEMDAAQSEAETFDIPLTTVVEGYPPMVEGAPAAFFCDYYQEVALDGSKTVPVILQIRYQVVDDACIVDKEHLTIDCETLARVGKSYALLGEVLDAPKIP
- a CDS encoding class I SAM-dependent methyltransferase, with amino-acid sequence MPKTEPFEKLTDHYDAWFEEHSGVYAEELEAIRRIMPPFKKGVEIGVGTGRFAAPLGIGLGLEPSKKMAQKAKERGIGIVEGCAEAVPLPDGCCDLALFVTTICFVDDVEKALGEIYRILQPGGHIVVGFVDRETPLGRKYQEHKEQSRFYKAARFFSAAEVLELLKKSGFTECVAVQTLFGPDLEHMKGGIKEGFGEGAFVAMRCKKPDA